In a genomic window of Trachemys scripta elegans isolate TJP31775 chromosome 12, CAS_Tse_1.0, whole genome shotgun sequence:
- the TTPAL gene encoding alpha-tocopherol transfer protein-like isoform X2 produces the protein MSGDSDCTRTSPSVGSPSDNEFLPDRPRYVCSLSPDLIAKAREELQEKPEWRLRDVQALRDMVCKDYPTLGTCLDDAFLLRFLRARKFDYDRALQLLVNYHSCRRSWPEVFNNLKPSAIKAVLASGFVTVLPHLDTEGRHVVCIRPDRWTPSNYPITENIRAIYLTLEKLIQSEETQVNGIVILADYKGVSLSKASHFGPFVAKKVIGILQFFLHGSDLNSLHQNLPQRILPEEYGGTSGKLDIAAWNELLLASEEDFLHDFSQLVLPGDSSPSEALVSGDAEEKQSEEPLRGMKPQLYYCY, from the exons ATGTCAGGAGACAGTGATTGTACCCGAACAAGCCCATCCGTGGGGTCTCCATCGGATAATGAGTTCCTGCCAGATCGGCCAAGGTATGTGTGCTCACTGTCTCCTGACCTTATTGCCAAGGCTCGTGAAGAGCTGCAGGAGAAACCTGAATGGAGGCTTCGTGATGTGCAAGCCCTCCGAGACATGGTGTGTAAGGATTACCCTACTCTGGGCACGTGTCTGGACGATGCTTTCTTGCTAAGGTTCCTTAGAGCCAGGAAATTTGATTATGACCGAGCGCTTCAGCTTCTGGTGAACTAtcacagctgcaggaggagctggcCTGAGGTCTTCAATAACTTGAAACCATCTGCAATTAAGGCTGTCCTAGCATCTGGCTTTGTCACTGTTCTGCCTCACTTGGACACTGAGGGACGCCACGTTGTCTGCATTCGTCCAG ACAGATGGACACCAAGTAATTATCCAATTACTGAGAACATTCGTGCCATATACTTAACGTTAGAAAAACTCATTCAGTCTGAAGAGACCCAAGTGAATGGAATTGTAATCCTTGCAGACTACAAAGGAGTCAGCTTATCTAAGGCATCTCATTTTGGTCCTTTTGTAGCCAAAAAAGTGATTGGAATTCTTCAG TTCTTTCTTCATGGCTCTGATTTGAATTCTCTTCATCAAAACCTTCCACAAAGGATCCTTCCTGAAGAATATGGTGGCACGTCAGGAAAACTGGACATCGCTGCCTGGAATGAGTTGCTGCTCGCCTCAGAAGAGGATTTTCTGCATGACTTCTCTCAGCTGGTTCTCCCAGGTGACAGCTCACCATCTGAAGCTCTAGTGAGTGGGGATGCTGAGGAGAAGCAGAGTGAAGAGCCTCTGCGAGGCATGAAACCTCAACTCTACTACTGTTATTAA
- the TTPAL gene encoding alpha-tocopherol transfer protein-like isoform X1, which yields MSGDSDCTRTSPSVGSPSDNEFLPDRPRYVCSLSPDLIAKAREELQEKPEWRLRDVQALRDMVCKDYPTLGTCLDDAFLLRFLRARKFDYDRALQLLVNYHSCRRSWPEVFNNLKPSAIKAVLASGFVTVLPHLDTEGRHVVCIRPDRWTPSNYPITENIRAIYLTLEKLIQSEETQVNGIVILADYKGVSLSKASHFGPFVAKKVIGILQDGFPIRIKAVNIINEPRIFKGIFAIIKPFLKEKIANRFFLHGSDLNSLHQNLPQRILPEEYGGTSGKLDIAAWNELLLASEEDFLHDFSQLVLPGDSSPSEALVSGDAEEKQSEEPLRGMKPQLYYCY from the exons ATGTCAGGAGACAGTGATTGTACCCGAACAAGCCCATCCGTGGGGTCTCCATCGGATAATGAGTTCCTGCCAGATCGGCCAAGGTATGTGTGCTCACTGTCTCCTGACCTTATTGCCAAGGCTCGTGAAGAGCTGCAGGAGAAACCTGAATGGAGGCTTCGTGATGTGCAAGCCCTCCGAGACATGGTGTGTAAGGATTACCCTACTCTGGGCACGTGTCTGGACGATGCTTTCTTGCTAAGGTTCCTTAGAGCCAGGAAATTTGATTATGACCGAGCGCTTCAGCTTCTGGTGAACTAtcacagctgcaggaggagctggcCTGAGGTCTTCAATAACTTGAAACCATCTGCAATTAAGGCTGTCCTAGCATCTGGCTTTGTCACTGTTCTGCCTCACTTGGACACTGAGGGACGCCACGTTGTCTGCATTCGTCCAG ACAGATGGACACCAAGTAATTATCCAATTACTGAGAACATTCGTGCCATATACTTAACGTTAGAAAAACTCATTCAGTCTGAAGAGACCCAAGTGAATGGAATTGTAATCCTTGCAGACTACAAAGGAGTCAGCTTATCTAAGGCATCTCATTTTGGTCCTTTTGTAGCCAAAAAAGTGATTGGAATTCTTCAG gatgGTTTTCCCATTAGAATCAAAGCTGTCAATATTATAAATGAGCCTCGCATATTCAAAGGAATTTTTGCCATCATCAAGCCTTTTCTGAAGGAAAAGATAGCAAACCGG TTCTTTCTTCATGGCTCTGATTTGAATTCTCTTCATCAAAACCTTCCACAAAGGATCCTTCCTGAAGAATATGGTGGCACGTCAGGAAAACTGGACATCGCTGCCTGGAATGAGTTGCTGCTCGCCTCAGAAGAGGATTTTCTGCATGACTTCTCTCAGCTGGTTCTCCCAGGTGACAGCTCACCATCTGAAGCTCTAGTGAGTGGGGATGCTGAGGAGAAGCAGAGTGAAGAGCCTCTGCGAGGCATGAAACCTCAACTCTACTACTGTTATTAA